The DNA sequence AAGCCGAAAGCTTTCCGCGTAAGACCTTTCTATATCGGGCGCCGTCAACCCTTCCCAGGCACCGAAGTTCATCTCGCAGAGCTCTTCGTAAAAGCCCTTTATGGGAACGCCCAGGGTCCTTGAGACTATATGCGCTGTCTCCTTTGCTCGAGAAAGCGGACTTGCATATATGGCGTCTATGTCTAAGGACGTCAACCTCAGAGCGGCTCTTTGAGCTTGTAAACGACCTTCCTCGTTTAGCGGAACGTCACTTTTTCCTTGATAGCGAAATTGTCCGTTCCATTCGGTTTTGCCGTGGCGCAACAAAAATATACGCCTCAAAAGTAATCACCTCATCGGATGTATTATAAGTATAATGGCATAAAAAGTCTTTATCGCCATCATCCCGTATTAAAAATAAAAAGCCCCCGTCTCGTCAGGGGGTCATATACGCGAACAGTTGTGTATCCAAGGAACCGAGAAATTAAAGCGACAACATCTTATTAGTTTTCAGGATGCGATTTTTTAATGACAGAACCTAGGACTTCCACATCCCGCGTTTGGGCAGAAAGCCTGTTGGAGTCAGCCACCTCTTCGGTAAGTTCCTTGCGTAGCACCAAGACGTCCTTCGGCGCCCTGATCCCCAGACGGACCTGGCCCTTCGCAATTTCTACGACCATTACTTCGATGTTATCGTTGAGGATCAGAGACTGGCCTTCCTTACGAGAAAGCACAAGCATTTAAGGGGCACCCCCTTTGCCCGATGCCCTTTGAGCCTCAAGGAAGGCATTTTTAATGTTTTCTCTTGTTGTATCATCAAAGATATAATGCCGTATTCCATAATCTTCTCTTTGACCTATCACTTGCTTGCCCAGACGCTCCGCAATGTTTATGACAATTGGGGCACGAACGTTAGCCGTTGCTTCCCACGGTGCATTTTCCGGAACGGCCACCACCACGAAAAAGCAAAGCTCGTTTAGTGGGGCTTTCAGGTCTTTTATGTCGCCTTCGCATAGCTGGGGGTCGTATTTGGGAATTATAAATTCCGGTGGCATCACGGGAAGGGCGACATCGCTATCTTCAAGGCTCTGAAGCCATTTTATGGGATTGCCTTCGTCATCGTCACCTAGAAGCAGCCATCTTTTGTGGTCATCGAAACCGGGAATTCCCTTGGGGAAATAGAGGACATCGTCTTCGCTGTATTCTAACAACCCAAACCTAAGGGTCTTAAATTTTTGCATCAAATTTGCCTCCAGACGCAATCCACATCAAACGATACAGATGGAGCCGGCGGGCGGACTTGAACCGCCAACCTGCGCATTACGAGTGCGCTGCTCTGCCTGTTGAGCTACACCGGCTTAGGCACTTCAACTACACAATGGCGGTCCCAACGGGATTCGAACCCGTGCCGCCGCCTTGAAAGGGCGGTGTCCTAGGCCTCTAGACGATGGGACCGCTTTAAAGTTTAAAAACCTGGTGAGCCGTGCAGGATTCGAACCTGCGACACCCGGATTAAAAGTCCGGTGCTCTGCCACCTGAGCTAACGGCCCCCATTTTAATTACCATAAACCCCTCAACCGAGCAATAGCAAATTATCACAGGTCGCAAGAATAGTCAACATCCCCTACCCATGTAGACAAAAATTTTTCTGCATCCTCGACCAATTTTTTGCCCTCATTGATCTGACGCCTCACCTCAGCAAAAGAAGTACCGCCGTATGTATTGCGCCTTTCTACCGAAGAGCGGGGATTTAGGTTTGTGATCATCTCCTCGTCGATCTGGGGGATAAGGTTGTACCACTCCGCCAAGCTCAAGTCCGAAAAACCCTTATTTTTGCTTAAGCACCACTTTACGGCCTTGCCAACAAGCTCGTGAGCCCTTCTAAAGGGGATGCCCTTTAACACTAGGTATTCGGCTACATCCGTTGCAAAGATGAAGCCGTCGTCAAAAGCTTTTGATGCACCTTTAGCGTTTACCTCCACTCTCAAAATCAAAGGAGTCAGCACGTCAAGCATCCCGTGCAGGGTTTGCAATGTCCTCATCAGTCCGCGCTTGTCCTCTTGCAGGTCCCTGTCGTAGGCTAGGGGTATGCCCTTTAAAGTAACGGCGAGGTCAACGTAGCCGGCCAGGATCTGTCCGGTTTTGCCTCTAACCAGCTCTAGTACATCAGGATTTTTTTTCTGCGGCATGATGCTTGAACCCGTGCAAAAGGCATCAGGAAGGTCCAATATACCGAACTCATCGCTGTTATATATTATCAAGTCCTCGGCCAGTCGGCTGCAATGCACGGCAAATAAAGATGCGAAGTGGTGAAAATCTGCTAAGTAATCCCGACTCGCTACGGAATCTATGCTGTTTTCCGTCGGCTTGCAGAAGCGGAGTAACTTGGCTGATAATTTGCGATCTAATGGAAGCGTAGAACCCGCCAGGGCCGCCGATCCCAAAGGACATTCGCTCAATGCCTCGAAGGCCGCCTTAAGGCGCAAGAAATCCCTGTTGAAAGCCCAAAAGTGCGACATCCAGTAATGCCCCATGCTGATAGGTTGGGCACGGCGCAGGTGGGTGTAACCTGGAACGACGAAATCGATATGGCTTTCGGCACGATCGAGCAAGGCCTCAAGAAAGGCCTTCAACTTGCTGCCTATCTGAATCAGCTGATCCCTTAAAAACAGCCGCAATGTCGTTGCTATCTGATCGTTGCGGCTCCTTCCAGTATGAAGCTTTTTGCCGACGTCACCCAGAAGTTCGGTAAGGCGAGCCTCTACGTTCATGTGGACGTCTTCAAGCTCTATCTGCGGCTTTAGTTTCCCGCTTTTAACCTCTTCCAGCACCTGATCTAAGCCTCGGATGAGGGCGGCTTCCTCTTCAGCGCTTATCAAGCCAGCCGAGGCCAATGTCCTGACGTGAGCCTTGCTTCCCCTTATATCGGCCTCGGCCAGTTGCCAGTCCATATCCAGGGACTGGGTGAATTTTAGAACGACTTCAGCCGTGTCTTCACTAAACCTGCCCTTCCACATCTCCTAATTTACCCCCCAACATATGCCCTTTACATCAACTGCATCCTTTTCGGTAACGGCATCGGCTAGCACTCCCCATAAAAGATCGCATTCGCTATGGGTATAGCGATCCGCGCCAAAAAACTCCAAGATCGCCGAGATAACACAAAGGCCGCTTACTATGATATCGGCCCTGGCGGGTTCAAGGCCTGTTAGATGTCTTCTAGCTTCCACATCCATTTGCTTCAAAAATTCAATCAGGCTTTCTATATCTTTTTCTTCAATCCTAGTGGCATGCACCTTCGATGGATGGTAATTTTTAATTGGGATGCCCTTAAGGATCATTGCCGCCGTCGATGATGTGCCGCCAACGCCTATTATTTCCGCGACCTGCATCATCGAACCTTCCTTTAAAACCTCGCGCAATTTAGAACGTACATGGCTCTTAATGGCTACTGTATCTTCGTCAAACGATGCCTTTATCCTTATGGCTCCCAAAGGCAGGGAGACGTTAAAATTTTTGCAACACAGCTCCAAGCTCCCGCCCCCGAGGTCAAAGACCAAGGCGTCGTTCACATCCATCCCCAGCAGGGCACCTCTGTAACTGTAGAGGGCCTCCTGCCTGCCATCCAATATCCTAAGAGCAAGGCCGGTCTTTTTTTCTACGATATCCGCTATTTCGTGGGCATTAGATGATGACCTCAGCGATTCCGTGGCAAAGATAACTCTGTTATTCAAAGGCACATGTAGGGCATCAAGCCTTTTCCATGCTTCTTCTACAGTCAGCAGCGCCATGCTTAAGACATCTTCTTGTATCACGTATTCGCCATCCCTTAAACCTCGGCCCAGACGTATCGTCCAAATTCCCGAATCAAGGTAACATAGAAGCCCACTTGCCCTCTCAACTGCCAAAAACCTCAAAGAATTTGACCCTATATCCACAGTACCAAAGCGAGATGACAACGCTATCCCCTCACGTTTAAGGTCAATTTATGCAAAACCTGTCAGGTTCCTCGCATTCGACCGTCGACAAGCGCTCTTTGAGCCATGACTCTGCCGGGTGTTTGCGTAGCGCCAGCCACGAAGCCACCTGCAGATGGAGGCATTTGACGTTAAATTCGCTGCGACGGGCTATTCCGCCCACACCGGACAAACGCAGCCTGTCCATCATGCCTTTCCTGGCCTTTTGCAAATATCGTCTTTCTCCTCGAGATAATAAAGCAAGCCTCAGCAAGGCGTGTTCTACGTTGAAATCAAGCCAATCTCTGTCATCTGCATTGTCCTTCATAAATTCCTCAAGCTGC is a window from the Acetomicrobium flavidum genome containing:
- the argH gene encoding argininosuccinate lyase encodes the protein MWKGRFSEDTAEVVLKFTQSLDMDWQLAEADIRGSKAHVRTLASAGLISAEEEAALIRGLDQVLEEVKSGKLKPQIELEDVHMNVEARLTELLGDVGKKLHTGRSRNDQIATTLRLFLRDQLIQIGSKLKAFLEALLDRAESHIDFVVPGYTHLRRAQPISMGHYWMSHFWAFNRDFLRLKAAFEALSECPLGSAALAGSTLPLDRKLSAKLLRFCKPTENSIDSVASRDYLADFHHFASLFAVHCSRLAEDLIIYNSDEFGILDLPDAFCTGSSIMPQKKNPDVLELVRGKTGQILAGYVDLAVTLKGIPLAYDRDLQEDKRGLMRTLQTLHGMLDVLTPLILRVEVNAKGASKAFDDGFIFATDVAEYLVLKGIPFRRAHELVGKAVKWCLSKNKGFSDLSLAEWYNLIPQIDEEMITNLNPRSSVERRNTYGGTSFAEVRRQINEGKKLVEDAEKFLSTWVGDVDYSCDL
- a CDS encoding DUF501 domain-containing protein produces the protein MHQMRGRSFEPAIALGIARRCRWGMPQVLLCVPLFRGKPFPTTFWLSCPFLAMMCSQMEALGGIKQLEEFMKDNADDRDWLDFNVEHALLRLALLSRGERRYLQKARKGMMDRLRLSGVGGIARRSEFNVKCLHLQVASWLALRKHPAESWLKERLSTVECEEPDRFCIN
- a CDS encoding carbon storage regulator, which encodes MLVLSRKEGQSLILNDNIEVMVVEIAKGQVRLGIRAPKDVLVLRKELTEEVADSNRLSAQTRDVEVLGSVIKKSHPEN
- a CDS encoding Ppx/GppA phosphatase family protein gives rise to the protein MSSRFGTVDIGSNSLRFLAVERASGLLCYLDSGIWTIRLGRGLRDGEYVIQEDVLSMALLTVEEAWKRLDALHVPLNNRVIFATESLRSSSNAHEIADIVEKKTGLALRILDGRQEALYSYRGALLGMDVNDALVFDLGGGSLELCCKNFNVSLPLGAIRIKASFDEDTVAIKSHVRSKLREVLKEGSMMQVAEIIGVGGTSSTAAMILKGIPIKNYHPSKVHATRIEEKDIESLIEFLKQMDVEARRHLTGLEPARADIIVSGLCVISAILEFFGADRYTHSECDLLWGVLADAVTEKDAVDVKGICWGVN
- the fliW gene encoding flagellar assembly protein FliW; translated protein: MQKFKTLRFGLLEYSEDDVLYFPKGIPGFDDHKRWLLLGDDDEGNPIKWLQSLEDSDVALPVMPPEFIIPKYDPQLCEGDIKDLKAPLNELCFFVVVAVPENAPWEATANVRAPIVINIAERLGKQVIGQREDYGIRHYIFDDTTRENIKNAFLEAQRASGKGGAP